A portion of the Elephas maximus indicus isolate mEleMax1 chromosome 24, mEleMax1 primary haplotype, whole genome shotgun sequence genome contains these proteins:
- the TLR5 gene encoding toll-like receptor 5, whose product MGDQLELLFGVVLMAIPAFGISSCSFDRGIALYRFCNLTTVPQVPNSTERLLLSFNYIRTVTSMSFPFLEQLLLLELGSQFTPLTVDKEAFRNLPYLRILDLGYNQIDFLHPDAFQGLPHLFELRLFYCGLSDAVVKDGYFRNLESLTRLDLSKNQIGSLHLHPSFQELNSLKSIDFSFNQVSIVCENELKPLQGKMLSFFSLATNSLYSRVSVDWGKCRNPFRNMTLETLDVSDNGWTAAIIGNFSKAISGSQIFSLVLAHHIMGSGFGFHNIKDPDQNTFAGLARSSVIHLDLSHGYIFSLNFRLFETLKELKVLNLAHNKINKIVEGAFYGLDSLQVLNLSYNLLGELYNYNFNGLPKVSYVDLKQNHIGIIQDQTFRFLEDLNTLDLQDNALKTINFIPSIPSIFLGGNKLVTLPNIKLTANLIQLSENRLENLADLYFLLQVPHLQFLILNQNRLSSCSQRYTPAQNLSLERLFLGENMLQLAWENGFCWDVFKGLSHLQILHLNGNYLNFLPPGVFSDLTALRGLDLSFNRLTVLSPGDLPVNLKILDVSRNQLLSPDPNLFASLSAVDITHNSFVCECELSTFISWLNQTNVTLFGSPEDMSCKFPEVVSGVPLYSVSMEECDEEAALQSLKFSLFIFFTVMLILFLMTVLIVTKFRGFCFLCYKRAQRLVFKDHHKGLEADTTYRYDAYLCFSSKDFEWVQSALLKSLDVQYSDQNRFSLCFEERDFVPGENHLVNIQDAIWSSRKVVCLVSRHFLQDGWCLEAFTYAQGRCLSDLNSVLIMVVVGSLSQYQLMKHQPIRGFIQKQQYLRWPEDLQDVDWFLDKLSQQILKKEKEKKRANSIVLQTVTTIS is encoded by the coding sequence ATGGGAGACCAGCTTGAACTACTCTTTGGAGTGGTGCTCATGGCCATTCCTGCGTTTGGAATTTCTTCCTGCTCCTTTGATCGTGGGATAGCCTTATACCGTTTCTGCAACCTCACCACGGTTCCCCAGGTCCCCAATAGCACTGAGAGACTCCTGCTGAGCTTCAACTATATCAGGACAGTCACTTCCATGTCGTTCCCCTTCCTGGAGCAGCTGCTACTGCTAGAACTTGGGAGCCAGTTTACACCCTTGACTGTTGACAAAGAGGCCTTCAGAAACCTGCCCTATCTTCGCATCTTGGATCTGGGCTATAATCAGATAGACTTCTTGCATCCAGACGCATTTCAGGGACTGCCCCATCTATTTGAACTTAGATTGTTTTACTGTGGTCTTTCAGATGCTGTAGTCAAAGATGGTTATTTCAGAAATTTAGAGTCTTTAACTCGCCTGGACCTGTCCAAAAATCAGATTGGTAGCCTTCACCTTCATCCTTCTTTCCAGGAGTTGAATTCCTTGAAGTCCATAGACTTTTCCTTCAACCAAGTATCCATTGTATGCGAGAATGAGCTCAAGCCCCTCCAAGGGAAAATGCTCTCCTTCTTTAGCCTTGCAACTAATAGCCTGTACAGTAGAGTCTCAGTGGACTGGGGAAAGTGCAGGAACCCATTCAGAAACATGACCCTAGAAACCCTAGATGTTTCTGATAATGGCTGGACAGCGGCCATCATAGGAAACTTTAGCAAAGCCATCAGTGGAAGCCAGATTTTTTCCTTGGTTCTTGCCCACCACATTATGGGTTCTGGGTTTGGCTTCCATAACATCAAAGACCCTGACCAGAACACATTTGCCGGCCTGGCCAGGAGCTCAGTGATACACCTAGACCTTTCACATGGATATATCTTCTCCTTGAACTTCCGGCTTTTTGAGACCCTCAAGGAGTTGAAGGTTCTGAACCTTGCCCACAACAAGATTAACAAGATTGTAGAGGGAGCCTTTTATGGACTCGACAGCCTCCAAGTTCTCAATCTGTCATATAACCTTCTGGGGGAACTTTATAATTATAATTTCAATGGACTACCAAAGGTAAGCTATGTTGACCTGAAACAGAACCACATTGGGATCATTCAGGACCAAACCTTCAGATTCCTGGAAGATTTAAATACCTTAGATCTCCAGGATAACGCTCTTAAAACAATTAATTTTATTCCAAGCATACCTAGTATCTTCTTGGGTGGCAATAAACTCGTAACTCTGCCAAACATAAAACTAACAGCCAACCTCATCCAATTATCTGAGAACAGACTGGAAAACCTGGCTGATCTCTACTTTCTTCTCCAAGTGCCTCATCTTCAGTTTCTCATTTTAAACCAAAATCGCCTTTCCTCTTGTAGCCAAAGATATACCCCTGCACAGAATCTCAGCTTAGAAAGACTTTTCCTTGGAGAAAATATGCTGCAACTTGCCTGGGAAAACGGGTTCTGCTGGGACGTTTTTAAGGGGCTGTCTCACCTCCAAATACTGCATTTGAATGGTAACTACCTTAATTTCCTTCCACCAGGAGTATTTAGTGATCTGACTGCATTAAGGGGACTTGATCTCAGTTTCAACAGGCTGACGGTTCTTTCTCCTGGTGATTTACCTGTTAATTTAAAGATCCTGGATGTGTCCcggaaccagctcctgtctcctgaTCCTAATTTATTTGCATCACTTAGTGCTGTGGACATAACCCACAACAGTTTTGTCTGTGAGTGTGAACTTAGCACTTTTATCAGTTGGCTCAATCAAACGAATGTCACCCTATTTGGGTCCCCTGAAGACATGTCCTGCAAGTTCCCTGAGGTGGTCTCTGGGGTCCCCCTCTACTCTGTTTCCATGGAGGAGTGTGATGAAGAGGCAGCCTTACAGTCCCTAAAGttttctcttttcatctttttcactgtgaTGTTGATACTCTTTCTCATGACTGTCCTCATAGTCACGAAGTTCCGggggttttgttttctctgttatAAGAGAGCCCAGAGACTGGTGTTCAAAGACCACCACAAGGGCCTGGAAGCTGACACAACATACAGGTATGATGCTTACTTGTGCTTCAGTAGCAAAGACTTTGAATGGGTGCAGAGCGCTTTGCTCAAGAGCCTGGACGTTCAGTACAGTGACCAAAACAGATTCAGCCTGTGCTTTGAAGAAAGGGACTTTGTGCCGGGGGAAAACCACCTTGTCAACATCCAAGATGCCATCTGGAGCAGCCGAAAGGTTGTTTGCCTCGTGAGCAGACATTTCCTCCAAGATGGGTGGTGCCTTGAAGCCTTCACTTATGCCCAAGGCAGGTGCTTATCTGACCTCAACAGCGTCCTCATCATGGTGGTGGTCGGGTCTCTGTCCCAGTACCAGCTGATGAAACACCAGCCCATCAGAGGATTCATACAGAAGCAGCAGTACTTGAGGTGGCCTGAGGATCTTCAGGATGTTGACTGGTTTCTTGATAAACTCTCTCAACAAATactcaagaaagaaaaggaaaagaagagagccAATAGCATCGTATTGCAAACTGTAACAACCATCTCCTAG